The Streptomyces sp. NBC_00670 genome window below encodes:
- a CDS encoding SDR family oxidoreductase yields MDLHGKAAVVTGSGRGLGLAYARALAAAGAAVVVNDVDADAVDAAVASITADGGRAVGVVAAVGDSEAAERLTETAVREFGSLDVLVTNAGILRDRVLWKMTDDDFDAVVRVHLRGTFTCARAAAVRMREQGTGGRLILISSPAGQRGNFGQTNYAAAKAGIVAMARTWALELARADVTANAVVPVAATEMTKTIPAFAPVLEEAERTGAPLPDWLRKDEGLGTVEDVAGLITFLASDAAKDITGQAIGIGGDRLALWSHPAEKTVAFADGGWSADALAKGWYDGVGAEPETYGIPAPKAPEA; encoded by the coding sequence ATGGATCTGCACGGAAAGGCCGCCGTCGTCACCGGGAGCGGGCGCGGGCTCGGGCTCGCCTATGCCCGGGCCCTCGCCGCGGCCGGCGCCGCCGTCGTCGTCAACGACGTGGACGCCGACGCGGTCGACGCCGCCGTCGCCTCCATCACGGCGGACGGCGGCCGGGCGGTCGGCGTCGTGGCCGCCGTGGGCGACAGCGAGGCCGCCGAGCGGCTGACGGAGACGGCCGTACGGGAGTTCGGCAGCCTGGACGTCCTCGTCACCAACGCCGGCATCCTGCGCGACCGGGTGCTGTGGAAGATGACGGACGACGACTTCGACGCCGTCGTCCGGGTCCATCTGCGCGGCACCTTCACCTGTGCCCGCGCGGCGGCGGTCCGGATGCGCGAGCAGGGCACCGGGGGCCGGCTGATCCTGATCTCCTCCCCCGCCGGCCAGCGGGGCAACTTCGGCCAGACCAACTACGCCGCCGCCAAGGCCGGCATCGTGGCGATGGCCCGCACCTGGGCGCTGGAGCTGGCCAGGGCCGACGTCACCGCCAACGCCGTCGTGCCGGTCGCCGCCACGGAGATGACCAAGACCATCCCGGCCTTCGCCCCGGTCCTCGAAGAGGCAGAGCGCACGGGCGCGCCCCTGCCGGACTGGCTGCGCAAGGACGAGGGCCTGGGCACCGTCGAGGACGTGGCGGGCCTGATCACCTTCCTCGCCTCCGATGCCGCCAAGGACATCACCGGTCAGGCCATCGGCATCGGCGGCGACCGCCTGGCCCTGTGGTCCCATCCCGCCGAGAAGACCGTCGCCTTCGCCGACGGCGGCTGGAGCGCGGACGCCCTCGCCAAGGGATGGTACGACGGTGTCGGGGCCGAGCCCGAGACGTACGGCATCCCGGCCCCCAAGGCCCCGGAGGCATGA
- a CDS encoding MarR family winged helix-turn-helix transcriptional regulator yields MTETSRSAVADGVEPSPSLLYLLKRTELVVRARLEELLKPAGVTALQYTALTVLERRDGVSAAQLARDSFVTAQSMADMVRALENRGLVRREPNPGNRREKVILLADAGRRLLARYAEPARLLEERMVGELEPADVERFRDYLKSAHRSLS; encoded by the coding sequence ATGACGGAGACGAGCCGGTCCGCGGTGGCGGACGGCGTGGAGCCGAGCCCCTCGCTGCTCTATCTGCTCAAACGGACGGAACTCGTCGTGCGGGCGCGGCTTGAGGAGCTGCTCAAGCCGGCCGGGGTGACCGCGCTCCAGTACACGGCGCTGACCGTGCTGGAGCGGCGCGACGGGGTGTCCGCCGCGCAGCTCGCCCGGGACTCGTTCGTCACGGCGCAGTCCATGGCCGACATGGTCCGCGCGCTGGAGAACCGGGGGCTGGTCCGGCGCGAGCCGAACCCCGGCAACCGGCGCGAGAAGGTGATCCTGCTCGCGGACGCGGGGCGCCGGCTGCTGGCGCGGTACGCCGAACCGGCCCGGCTGCTGGAGGAGCGCATGGTCGGCGAGCTGGAACCCGCCGACGTCGAGCGCTTCCGTGACTACCTCAAGAGCGCCCACCGGTCACTGTCCTGA
- a CDS encoding PaaX family transcriptional regulator, giving the protein MGKDLSKAELPRDRSGAEPQLLLTSLLGDFWYWRDEHIPATALVRLLADFDVTSDGARAAMRRLVARGLLDTSRSGRTTAYGIPARTSEVIVERTYRMLTFGTVAPEWDGQWTVVTFSVPEQDRGVRTTLRSRLRLLGFAALYDGVWVSPRDLGGDAQELLRELGIRTATVLRCTQVPGGTPQGSLTSAFDLTELVREYREFAERYEPVLGSLDAGLISPAQALRTRTELRVAWRRFPETDPDLPAPLLPPDWDRPRAQRVFVQIYDRLGPLAELRFRQILATVSPELAELATHHDTAAIAELYASLGDRKAHGDTPFEQAARARRLDEVSRAKR; this is encoded by the coding sequence ATGGGGAAGGACCTGTCGAAGGCCGAGCTGCCCCGGGATCGGAGCGGGGCGGAACCCCAGCTCCTGCTGACGTCCCTGCTGGGCGATTTCTGGTACTGGCGCGACGAGCACATTCCGGCTACCGCGCTGGTCAGACTGCTTGCCGACTTCGATGTCACCTCGGACGGCGCCCGCGCGGCGATGCGCCGCCTCGTGGCCCGCGGACTGCTGGACACCTCGCGCAGCGGACGCACCACGGCGTACGGCATCCCGGCCCGCACCTCGGAGGTGATCGTCGAGCGCACGTACCGCATGCTGACGTTCGGCACCGTCGCCCCTGAGTGGGACGGACAGTGGACGGTCGTCACGTTCTCCGTCCCCGAACAGGACCGCGGCGTACGCACTACGCTCCGTTCCCGGCTGCGTCTGCTGGGGTTCGCCGCGCTCTACGACGGGGTGTGGGTGTCACCGCGCGACCTCGGCGGGGACGCCCAGGAGCTGCTGCGGGAGCTCGGCATCAGGACCGCGACCGTGCTGCGGTGCACCCAGGTGCCGGGCGGCACCCCGCAGGGCTCCCTCACCTCCGCCTTCGACCTGACGGAACTGGTGCGCGAGTACCGGGAGTTCGCCGAGCGCTACGAGCCCGTGCTGGGCAGTCTCGACGCCGGTCTCATCAGCCCGGCGCAGGCGCTGCGCACCCGCACCGAACTGCGGGTCGCCTGGCGGCGGTTCCCCGAGACCGATCCCGACCTCCCGGCCCCGCTGCTGCCGCCCGACTGGGACCGCCCGCGCGCCCAGCGGGTCTTCGTGCAGATCTACGACCGCCTCGGCCCGCTCGCCGAACTGCGGTTCCGGCAGATCCTCGCCACGGTCTCGCCCGAACTGGCGGAACTGGCCACCCACCACGACACCGCCGCCATAGCGGAGCTGTACGCCTCCCTGGGCGACCGCAAGGCGCACGGCGACACCCCGTTCGAGCAGGCCGCACGGGCCCGCAGGCTGGACGAGGTGTCACGGGCGAAGCGGTAG
- a CDS encoding transporter substrate-binding domain-containing protein codes for MRNSSSHRRWRTPATLTTALLSALALAGCGSSGEEASSSPSVAKVPALHDALPESVKDSGVLRFAGDSHPPFRSVGADGTVTGIDRDLQKALGQVLGVRTEVTIVSNLPAALQGMLSGRYQAFNGPVEATTERERQFDTITWMTSRTSYVLPKGSKDSKGEVSSAAGLCGKKVAVVKSSIVEGQLKKLSAYCTAHGKDPARSIGLDDTNATLLATKSGRADAAGMTQAAAIDVTKSQSDTYVYVTQSEEQGATTDNLALLVPKDSGLGPVVQKAFQKLFDNGEYRRVMKHWGLTDVMVDKPVLNIAAEEG; via the coding sequence ATGCGCAACTCCTCATCCCACCGCCGGTGGCGAACACCTGCCACACTCACCACCGCGCTGCTCTCCGCCCTCGCCCTCGCCGGCTGCGGCTCCTCCGGGGAGGAGGCAAGCTCCTCCCCGTCCGTGGCCAAGGTTCCGGCGCTGCACGACGCCCTGCCGGAGTCCGTCAAGGACTCGGGCGTCCTGCGCTTCGCGGGTGACTCGCACCCGCCCTTCCGGTCGGTCGGCGCGGACGGCACGGTCACCGGCATCGACCGCGACCTGCAGAAGGCCCTCGGTCAGGTACTCGGGGTGCGCACCGAGGTGACGATCGTGAGCAACCTGCCCGCGGCGCTGCAGGGGATGCTCAGCGGGCGCTACCAGGCGTTCAACGGACCGGTGGAGGCGACGACCGAGCGCGAGCGCCAGTTCGACACCATCACCTGGATGACCAGCCGCACCTCCTACGTGCTGCCCAAGGGCTCCAAGGACTCCAAGGGCGAGGTCTCCTCGGCGGCCGGGCTGTGCGGCAAGAAGGTCGCCGTGGTCAAGTCGAGCATCGTCGAGGGCCAGTTGAAGAAGCTCTCCGCGTACTGCACCGCCCACGGCAAGGACCCCGCGCGGTCGATCGGCCTCGACGACACCAACGCCACCCTGCTGGCCACCAAGTCGGGCCGCGCCGACGCCGCCGGCATGACCCAGGCCGCCGCCATCGACGTCACCAAGTCCCAGTCGGACACCTACGTCTACGTCACGCAGAGCGAGGAGCAGGGCGCCACCACCGACAACCTCGCCCTCCTTGTCCCCAAGGACAGCGGCCTCGGCCCGGTGGTCCAGAAGGCCTTCCAGAAGCTCTTCGACAACGGTGAGTACCGCCGGGTCATGAAGCACTGGGGACTGACGGACGTCATGGTCGACAAGCCCGTCCTGAACATCGCCGCCGAAGAGGGCTGA
- a CDS encoding amino acid ABC transporter permease, with translation MSGSLSLKETAAVPGTDDVAHAARRVRPWRIVAAVVLAVVAALLLRFLFTNPRLEWDVVADNLFDPSVLSGLGTSVWLAVAAIAIGSVVGAALAAAQLSDFAPVRWAAALYIGVFRGIPPLVQLIFWFNLAYLLPRISIGIPFGPAFASWNANDVITPVTAAVVGLSLVESAYMAEIIRSGLLSVEQGQRDAARAMGFTPAQTFFRVVLPQAMRVIIPPSGSQFISVLKGTALVSVIAMADLLHSVQVIYNRTYQIVPLLLVACLWYLVVVTLFTVGQRRLERHFSRGHATSGRTPAGRGRRPKNGASA, from the coding sequence GTGTCCGGATCCCTCTCCCTGAAGGAAACCGCCGCCGTCCCCGGCACCGACGACGTCGCCCACGCGGCGCGGCGCGTACGGCCCTGGCGGATCGTGGCCGCTGTCGTGCTGGCCGTCGTGGCCGCGCTGCTCCTCCGCTTCCTGTTCACCAATCCGCGGCTGGAATGGGACGTGGTCGCGGACAACCTCTTCGACCCCAGCGTCCTGTCCGGCCTCGGCACCTCGGTGTGGCTGGCCGTCGCCGCCATCGCCATCGGCTCCGTCGTCGGCGCGGCCCTGGCGGCGGCCCAGCTCTCGGACTTCGCGCCGGTCCGCTGGGCGGCCGCCCTCTACATCGGCGTGTTCCGCGGCATCCCGCCGCTGGTGCAGCTCATCTTCTGGTTCAACCTCGCCTATCTCCTGCCGCGCATCTCGATCGGCATCCCCTTCGGCCCCGCGTTCGCCTCCTGGAACGCCAACGACGTCATCACCCCCGTCACGGCGGCCGTGGTCGGCCTGTCACTGGTGGAGTCGGCGTACATGGCGGAGATCATCCGCAGCGGGCTGCTCAGCGTGGAACAGGGCCAGCGCGACGCCGCCCGCGCGATGGGGTTCACCCCGGCCCAGACGTTCTTCCGGGTCGTGCTGCCGCAGGCGATGCGCGTCATCATCCCGCCCAGCGGCAGCCAGTTCATCAGCGTCCTCAAGGGGACCGCGCTGGTCTCGGTGATCGCCATGGCCGATCTGCTGCACTCGGTGCAGGTCATCTACAACCGCACCTACCAGATCGTCCCCCTGCTCCTCGTGGCCTGCCTCTGGTACCTCGTCGTGGTCACCCTGTTCACCGTCGGACAGCGCCGGCTGGAGCGCCACTTCTCACGGGGCCACGCGACGAGCGGTCGCACCCCGGCCGGCCGGGGCCGCCGTCCGAAGAACGGAGCGTCCGCATGA
- a CDS encoding amino acid ABC transporter ATP-binding protein, with amino-acid sequence MTSEPALRVRGVRKSFGDHVALDGVTLDVADGEVVTVIGPSGSGKSTLIRCVHQLETIDAGAIYLDDELLGHERHRGTLRPLGARRVAAQRGRMSMVFQQFHLIPHFTVLRNITEAPVRVHGRTRQDAEAEAHELLKRVGLADRAHHYPRQLSGGQQQRVAIARAVAARPRVMLFDEPTSALDPELVDEVLAVMRGLAADGMTMVVVTHEIAFAKEVADRCVFMEAGRIVESGPPDDMLTNPRTARLRAFLARHRDSLAPPQEHLT; translated from the coding sequence ATGACCAGTGAGCCCGCCCTGCGCGTGCGGGGCGTCCGCAAGAGCTTCGGGGACCACGTCGCCCTGGACGGTGTCACCCTCGACGTCGCCGACGGCGAGGTCGTCACCGTCATCGGCCCCTCCGGTTCGGGGAAGTCGACACTGATCCGGTGCGTGCACCAGCTCGAGACCATCGACGCCGGCGCGATCTACCTCGACGACGAACTGCTCGGCCACGAACGGCACCGCGGCACCCTGCGGCCGCTCGGCGCCCGCCGCGTCGCCGCCCAGCGCGGCCGCATGAGCATGGTCTTCCAGCAGTTCCACCTCATCCCGCACTTCACGGTGCTGCGCAACATCACCGAGGCCCCCGTACGCGTCCACGGCCGCACCCGGCAGGACGCCGAGGCCGAGGCGCACGAACTGCTGAAGCGGGTCGGTCTCGCCGACCGCGCGCACCACTACCCGCGCCAGCTCTCCGGCGGACAGCAGCAGCGCGTGGCCATCGCCCGCGCCGTCGCCGCCCGGCCCCGCGTCATGCTCTTCGACGAGCCCACCAGCGCCCTCGACCCCGAACTGGTCGACGAGGTCCTCGCCGTCATGCGCGGCCTCGCCGCCGACGGCATGACCATGGTCGTCGTCACCCACGAGATCGCCTTCGCCAAGGAGGTCGCCGACCGCTGCGTCTTCATGGAGGCCGGCCGGATCGTGGAGAGCGGGCCGCCCGACGACATGCTCACCAACCCGCGCACCGCACGCCTGCGCGCCTTCCTCGCCCGGCACCGCGACAGCCTCGCACCCCCACAGGAGCACCTCACGTGA
- a CDS encoding CapA family protein, protein MITVASVGDLILDEPDPASFLAPAAPLLTSADVTVGHVEVPHSTTTVQQSTDVPAPPADPAALTALADAGFDVVTLAGNHVYDAGDVGVADTVAHARRAGLVPVGAGATLDEARTPAVVERGGLRVGVLSYNCVGPRESWATSRKAGCAYVHVLTHYELDHASPGGPPKTYTFADPDSLAALEADVAALRERADVVLVGLHKGVGHTPATVAMYEGPVARAAIDAGADAVFGHHAHIMRGIEVHRGRPIFHGLGNFVTVTRALTPDASSRSSAELNEWARRRKELYGFAPDPDMPAYPFHPESRNTAVALCRFDGEGGIQAGFEPCWIDDLGRPMPCGDTAQGRRVTDYIEGITRTAGLNGRLVREDGRVLIQLHAERAS, encoded by the coding sequence GTGATCACCGTTGCCTCGGTCGGCGACCTCATCCTCGACGAACCCGACCCGGCCTCCTTCCTCGCCCCCGCGGCCCCCCTGCTGACCTCGGCCGACGTCACCGTCGGACACGTCGAGGTGCCGCACTCGACCACCACCGTCCAGCAGAGCACCGACGTGCCCGCACCCCCCGCCGACCCGGCCGCCCTGACCGCGCTCGCCGACGCCGGCTTCGACGTCGTCACCCTGGCCGGCAACCACGTCTACGACGCCGGTGACGTGGGCGTCGCCGACACCGTCGCCCACGCCCGCCGGGCCGGCCTGGTGCCCGTCGGCGCCGGCGCCACACTCGACGAGGCCCGCACCCCCGCCGTCGTCGAACGCGGCGGACTGCGCGTCGGCGTCCTGTCCTACAACTGCGTCGGCCCACGCGAGTCCTGGGCCACCTCCCGCAAGGCGGGCTGCGCCTACGTCCACGTCCTCACCCACTACGAACTCGACCACGCGAGCCCCGGCGGGCCGCCGAAGACCTACACCTTCGCCGACCCCGACAGCCTGGCCGCCCTCGAAGCGGACGTGGCAGCCCTGCGCGAGCGCGCCGACGTCGTCCTCGTCGGACTGCACAAGGGCGTCGGACACACCCCGGCCACGGTCGCCATGTACGAGGGGCCGGTGGCGCGCGCCGCCATCGACGCCGGTGCCGACGCCGTGTTCGGCCACCACGCGCACATCATGCGCGGCATCGAGGTCCACCGCGGCCGGCCGATCTTCCACGGGCTCGGCAACTTCGTCACCGTCACCCGCGCCCTCACCCCCGACGCGAGCAGCCGCTCCAGCGCCGAACTCAACGAGTGGGCCCGGCGGCGCAAGGAGCTCTACGGCTTCGCCCCCGACCCGGACATGCCCGCCTACCCCTTCCACCCCGAGAGCCGCAACACCGCCGTCGCCCTCTGCCGCTTCGACGGCGAAGGCGGCATCCAGGCGGGCTTCGAACCCTGCTGGATCGACGACCTGGGGCGCCCCATGCCCTGCGGCGACACCGCACAGGGCCGCCGCGTCACCGACTACATCGAGGGCATCACCCGCACCGCGGGCCTCAACGGCCGGCTCGTCCGCGAGGACGGCCGCGTACTGATCCAGCTGCACGCCGAGAGGGCATCATGA